The following are from one region of the Streptomyces rubrogriseus genome:
- a CDS encoding GNAT family N-acetyltransferase, with protein MTLATPTLDTDRLRLRPFAEDDAGFLYAMHSSAHVMRYWDSPPWTDRARAGRFVEMCRKMADDGTGVRVAVDRASDGAFVGWCCLVEWNPVYRSASLGYCLDESMWGHGYATEAAHALLRWAFGTLDLNRVQAEADTRNAASARVLEKVGFVREGTLREDCVVDGEVSDSWVYGLIRRDWRPSAAPGAAR; from the coding sequence ATGACTCTGGCCACCCCCACCCTGGACACCGATCGCCTGCGGCTGCGGCCCTTCGCCGAGGACGACGCGGGCTTCCTCTACGCCATGCACAGCAGCGCGCACGTGATGCGCTACTGGGACTCCCCGCCGTGGACCGACCGGGCCCGCGCCGGGCGCTTCGTCGAGATGTGCCGGAAGATGGCGGACGACGGCACCGGCGTACGGGTGGCCGTCGACCGTGCCTCCGACGGCGCCTTCGTCGGCTGGTGCTGCCTGGTCGAGTGGAACCCGGTCTACCGCAGCGCGTCGCTGGGCTACTGCCTCGACGAGTCGATGTGGGGCCACGGCTATGCGACGGAGGCCGCGCACGCCCTGCTGCGGTGGGCCTTCGGCACACTGGACCTGAACCGGGTCCAGGCCGAGGCCGACACGCGCAACGCGGCGTCCGCCCGGGTGCTGGAGAAGGTCGGGTTCGTGCGCGAGGGGACGTTGCGGGAGGACTGCGTCGTCGACGGCGAGGTGTCCGACTCCTGGGTGTACGGGCTGATCAGGCGGGACTGGCGGCCGTCGGCCGCGCCGGGCGCCGCCCGTTGA
- a CDS encoding GTP-binding protein → MVAGGFGVGKTTLIGSVSEVRPLRMEEPITQASAGVDDLRGTPHKTTTTVAMDFGRIHLAGGRLALYLFGLPGQSRFQPLWEDLAEGALGCLVLADTRDLDASHDALGLLDGAGIPYAVAINTFPGSPGYPEAELREALALEPATPLTYCDARDRTSSLHALITLTEYLSEHRSAALLESRR, encoded by the coding sequence GTGGTCGCGGGCGGCTTCGGCGTCGGCAAGACGACGCTGATCGGCAGCGTCTCGGAGGTGCGGCCGCTGCGCATGGAGGAGCCGATCACGCAGGCCAGCGCCGGTGTGGACGATCTGCGCGGCACCCCGCACAAGACGACGACCACCGTGGCGATGGACTTCGGCCGCATCCACCTGGCCGGCGGCCGGCTCGCGCTGTACCTGTTCGGGCTGCCGGGGCAGTCCCGCTTCCAACCGCTGTGGGAGGACCTGGCCGAGGGCGCCCTCGGCTGCCTCGTCCTGGCCGACACCCGCGACCTGGACGCCTCCCACGACGCCCTCGGTCTGCTGGACGGCGCGGGCATCCCGTACGCCGTCGCCATCAACACCTTCCCCGGGTCCCCGGGTTACCCCGAGGCCGAGCTGCGCGAGGCGCTGGCCCTGGAACCGGCCACGCCGCTGACGTACTGCGACGCCCGTGACCGCACCTCCTCCCTGCACGCCCTGATCACGCTCACGGAGTACCTCTCCGAGCACCGTTCAGCCGCCCTCCTGGAGTCCCGCCGATGA
- a CDS encoding cytochrome P450 encodes MTLPSTETAPTQGPGRIALYAPEFAADPHAAYRSMRRTHGPLVPVDLAPGVPATLVIGYYQARRILNDPLHFPADPRAWEKLIPATCPVRPMMEWRPNALRSGGAEHARYRSANTHAIDQVDQHGLRALVEQVASDAIDGFRAAGSADLLTQYSFPIAFRVLSALLGCPDEIGQRIADGMAKIFDTTNAEQGNLILAQAVSDLVTLRRTHPGDDITSRLALHPVELTDEEMSHQLVTLYGAGIEPMTNLISNTILKILTDEEFSADLHAGLSTVRDALDAVLYTDPPMANYCISYPPYPVDVEGVLLPADQPVVISMAAANNDPALTEGVPRGQHGGNRAHLAWSTGPHTCPARSHAYLIAETAVTHLLDALPETDLARPAAELTWRPGPFHRALESLPVTFHAAQPAAHRAAH; translated from the coding sequence ATGACGTTGCCCTCCACCGAGACCGCGCCGACGCAAGGGCCGGGCCGAATCGCCCTGTACGCACCGGAGTTCGCCGCCGACCCGCACGCCGCCTACCGGAGCATGCGCCGCACCCACGGCCCGCTCGTCCCCGTCGACCTGGCGCCCGGCGTCCCCGCGACGCTGGTGATCGGCTACTACCAGGCCCGCCGCATCCTGAACGACCCGCTGCACTTCCCGGCCGACCCGCGCGCCTGGGAGAAGCTGATCCCGGCGACCTGCCCGGTGCGGCCGATGATGGAGTGGCGGCCCAACGCGCTGCGCTCGGGCGGCGCCGAGCACGCCCGCTACCGGTCCGCGAACACCCACGCCATCGACCAGGTGGACCAGCACGGGCTGCGCGCCCTCGTCGAGCAGGTCGCCTCCGACGCCATCGACGGGTTCCGCGCCGCCGGCTCGGCGGACCTGCTCACCCAGTACTCCTTCCCCATCGCCTTCCGGGTGCTGAGCGCCCTGCTCGGCTGCCCGGACGAGATCGGGCAGCGCATCGCCGACGGCATGGCGAAGATCTTCGACACCACCAACGCCGAGCAGGGCAACCTGATCCTCGCCCAGGCCGTGTCCGACCTGGTGACCCTGCGCCGGACCCACCCGGGCGACGACATCACGTCCCGGCTGGCCCTGCACCCCGTCGAGCTGACCGACGAGGAGATGAGCCACCAGCTCGTCACGCTCTACGGCGCCGGGATCGAACCCATGACCAACCTGATCAGCAACACGATCCTGAAGATCCTCACCGACGAGGAGTTCTCCGCGGACCTGCACGCCGGTCTCTCCACGGTGCGCGACGCGCTCGACGCCGTGCTCTACACCGACCCGCCGATGGCGAACTACTGCATCTCCTATCCCCCGTACCCCGTCGACGTGGAGGGCGTGCTGCTGCCGGCCGACCAGCCGGTGGTGATCTCGATGGCGGCCGCGAACAACGACCCGGCCCTCACGGAGGGCGTGCCCCGGGGACAGCACGGCGGCAACCGCGCCCACCTGGCCTGGAGCACCGGTCCGCACACCTGCCCCGCCCGCTCGCACGCCTACCTCATCGCCGAGACCGCGGTCACCCACCTCCTGGACGCGCTCCCCGAGACGGACCTCGCCCGCCCGGCGGCCGAACTGACCTGGCGGCCCGGCCCGTTCCACCGCGCCCTCGAATCCCTGCCCGTCACCTTCCACGCCGCGCAGCCCGCCGCGCACCGAGCCGCACACTAA
- a CDS encoding SDR family NAD(P)-dependent oxidoreductase, translated as MTHTEQQPLNSPFSAATTAEDVMTGHDLSGVTAVVTGGYSGLGLESTRALTAAGARVLVPARRPDTARAALRDVKGSEVVPMDLTDLDGVRSAAAHIGDRIDRIDLLMTAAGVMATPERRVGPGWEFQLAANHFGHFTLACALYPLLAAAGGARVVAYSSAGHAMTDIRRHDPHFRTGYDKWLAYGQAKTANALFAVHLDTLGKDDGVRAFALHPGKIITGLQREMTLREQIDSGWVDEHGNVVAADFKTASQGAATGLWAATSPLLDGRGGLYLADCDVARVFALDTPMDDNGVRPYAVDPANAARLWETSLAATGATPLTR; from the coding sequence ATGACCCACACCGAACAGCAGCCGCTCAACTCCCCCTTCTCCGCCGCCACCACCGCCGAGGACGTCATGACCGGCCACGACCTCTCGGGCGTGACCGCCGTGGTGACCGGGGGCTACTCCGGACTCGGCCTCGAAAGCACCCGGGCCCTGACGGCCGCCGGGGCCCGGGTCCTCGTTCCCGCCCGCCGCCCCGACACCGCCCGAGCCGCCCTGCGGGACGTGAAGGGCAGCGAGGTCGTCCCCATGGACCTGACCGACCTCGACGGCGTCCGTTCCGCCGCCGCGCACATCGGCGACCGGATCGACCGGATCGACCTCCTGATGACCGCCGCCGGAGTCATGGCCACCCCGGAGCGGCGGGTCGGGCCCGGATGGGAATTCCAGCTCGCCGCCAACCACTTCGGGCACTTCACGCTCGCCTGCGCGCTCTACCCGCTGCTGGCCGCCGCGGGCGGGGCGCGGGTCGTGGCGTACAGCTCCGCCGGACACGCCATGACCGACATCCGCCGGCACGACCCGCACTTCCGCACCGGCTACGACAAGTGGCTGGCCTACGGTCAGGCCAAGACCGCGAACGCCCTGTTCGCCGTGCACCTCGACACTCTCGGCAAGGACGACGGCGTCCGCGCGTTCGCCCTCCACCCCGGCAAGATCATCACCGGCCTCCAGCGGGAGATGACGCTCCGGGAACAGATCGACTCCGGCTGGGTGGACGAGCACGGCAACGTCGTCGCCGCCGACTTCAAGACCGCCTCCCAGGGTGCCGCCACCGGCCTGTGGGCCGCCACCTCCCCCCTCCTCGACGGCCGGGGCGGCCTCTACCTGGCGGACTGCGACGTCGCCCGCGTCTTCGCCCTCGACACCCCCATGGACGACAACGGCGTACGCCCGTACGCCGTCGACCCCGCCAACGCCGCCCGGCTCTGGGAGACGTCCCTCGCGGCAACGGGCGCGACGCCGCTGACCCGGTGA
- a CDS encoding TetR/AcrR family transcriptional regulator, translated as MPSRSDQTRQRVIEAAIGLLTRGGRDAVTTRAVAEAAGLQPPAIYRLFGDKDGLLDAVAEHGFASFLATKHVDPDPPDPIEDLRDGWDLAVEFGLANPALYTLMYTEPARTGSAAFKAGMEILMARMRRLAAGGWLRVDQELAAQIIHATARGAVLTWLSLPEDRRDPALFTTLRESMVAAVTHERPAVRDAGPQGAARALRATLPEQTVLSEAEQRLLGEWLKRLSDTD; from the coding sequence ATGCCCTCTCGTTCCGACCAGACCCGGCAGCGGGTCATCGAGGCCGCCATCGGCCTGCTGACCCGCGGCGGCCGCGACGCCGTCACCACGCGGGCGGTCGCCGAGGCGGCGGGGCTTCAGCCGCCGGCCATCTACCGGCTGTTCGGCGACAAGGACGGGCTGCTCGACGCGGTCGCCGAGCACGGCTTCGCGAGCTTTCTCGCCACCAAGCACGTCGACCCCGACCCGCCGGACCCCATCGAGGACCTGCGGGACGGCTGGGACCTGGCGGTCGAGTTCGGTCTGGCCAATCCCGCGCTGTACACGCTGATGTACACCGAACCGGCGCGGACGGGTTCGGCCGCCTTCAAGGCCGGCATGGAGATCCTGATGGCCCGCATGCGGCGGCTCGCCGCCGGCGGATGGCTCCGCGTGGACCAGGAGCTGGCTGCTCAGATCATCCACGCCACGGCGCGCGGCGCGGTGCTCACCTGGCTCTCCCTGCCCGAGGACCGGCGCGACCCGGCCCTGTTCACCACCCTGCGCGAGTCGATGGTCGCCGCCGTCACCCACGAGCGCCCGGCCGTGCGGGACGCCGGCCCGCAGGGCGCGGCCCGCGCGCTGCGCGCCACGCTCCCCGAGCAGACGGTGCTGAGCGAGGCGGAGCAGCGGCTGCTCGGCGAGTGGCTGAAGCGCCTCTCCGACACCGACTGA
- a CDS encoding DUF742 domain-containing protein — MSGPRRDPDMVRPYVRTQGRIRAREDVRLESVVIAATGPTDTLGPDARRVMRLFAGADGGLAVADIAAALELPPSTVRILVSSLMDSGHLSSPVAAIDDQPDFDLLQEVLRGLRSLV, encoded by the coding sequence ATGAGCGGGCCGCGGCGCGATCCCGACATGGTCCGGCCCTACGTCCGCACCCAGGGCCGGATCCGCGCGCGCGAGGACGTGCGCCTGGAGAGCGTGGTCATCGCCGCGACCGGTCCCACGGACACCCTCGGCCCGGACGCCCGCCGGGTGATGCGGCTGTTCGCCGGCGCGGACGGCGGCCTGGCCGTCGCCGACATCGCCGCCGCGCTGGAGCTGCCGCCCTCCACGGTGCGCATCCTCGTCTCCTCGCTGATGGACTCCGGCCACCTCTCCAGCCCGGTCGCCGCGATCGACGACCAGCCCGACTTCGACCTGCTGCAGGAGGTACTCCGTGGACTTCGCTCCCTGGTCTGA
- a CDS encoding MerR family transcriptional regulator, translated as MASTEVSGVSEQSLSIGEVAERTGLSVHALRFYEREGLLVGPVRRTSGGRRRYSSFDVDWLLICVKLRESGMPLADLKQFAQLVRQGPGNEAERLRLLDTHQRRVDAQIRALEECRSVIAWKVGVYAEHLARGEAGGLWDPTA; from the coding sequence GTGGCCAGCACCGAAGTATCCGGAGTGTCCGAGCAGTCGCTGAGCATCGGCGAGGTGGCCGAACGGACCGGACTGAGCGTGCACGCGCTGCGCTTCTACGAGCGCGAGGGTCTGCTCGTCGGGCCGGTACGGCGCACGTCGGGCGGCAGACGGCGGTACAGCTCCTTCGACGTCGACTGGCTGCTGATCTGCGTCAAGCTCCGCGAGTCGGGCATGCCGCTGGCCGACCTCAAGCAGTTCGCCCAACTGGTGCGCCAGGGACCGGGCAACGAGGCGGAACGCCTGCGGTTGCTCGACACCCATCAACGGCGCGTCGACGCACAGATCAGGGCGCTGGAGGAGTGCCGGTCCGTCATCGCCTGGAAGGTCGGTGTCTACGCCGAGCACCTCGCGCGCGGCGAAGCCGGTGGGCTCTGGGACCCGACGGCCTGA
- a CDS encoding roadblock/LC7 domain-containing protein produces MQDTHTNSLGWLLDQELGSVEGVRYAVLMSSDGLLKARTQTIGQDDGEKFAALTAALRAAGKAWDEFTGGAGMRQLLIESVGCIGLTTTAAKNTMLSVCTTGPDADVGLISHHMVRLATRVGHELATEERVPVADGGRPV; encoded by the coding sequence GTGCAAGACACACACACCAACAGCCTGGGCTGGCTGCTGGACCAGGAACTCGGCAGCGTCGAGGGCGTCCGGTACGCCGTGCTGATGAGCAGCGACGGACTGCTGAAGGCCCGTACCCAGACGATCGGCCAGGACGACGGGGAGAAGTTCGCCGCGCTGACGGCGGCCCTGCGCGCGGCGGGCAAGGCCTGGGACGAGTTCACCGGCGGCGCGGGGATGCGGCAGCTGCTGATCGAGTCGGTCGGCTGCATCGGCCTGACGACGACCGCCGCGAAGAACACCATGCTCTCGGTGTGCACGACCGGCCCCGACGCCGACGTCGGGCTGATCTCGCACCACATGGTGCGGCTCGCCACCCGGGTGGGACACGAGCTGGCCACGGAGGAGCGGGTGCCGGTCGCGGACGGCGGCCGACCGGTATGA
- a CDS encoding ATP-binding protein gives MTELIVTATAVLAVAGAGAAWYFRRKAGQARRRGEQLREHADRLTLQLVAAEQCVGHLAAAVIPAVAKGGPGGSGPEGGLLVPAQLDGTPLAERLRAVPGAVASAVGDVRAEERAAAERAAAHAAERVRQDTERQIAQARRESVGVARAAVRGFANNVVARSARLGRAVSQGVRRHISDEAYATLVEIDHLTQQMLLTASGYSVLAGDKLSRRWPATTLTDIVRAAMGRIEGYERIKHPEMGSVVVEGRAVEAVVHALAVLLDNALRYSPPAASVHVSLEQGHHACFLIVDDAGLRMDDERLLWASDVMSGEQRDDITRLGAHPQTGLRVASLLAESYGFRVELTAPNIYQGTRAMVVLPKNLIVDPAAAQPAPRPAAQAARPAPAGPAAPAAPAGPVAQAVAAPPSSPRPCPRPASRRPRQSPGPPRQPRRASPSPRPRRPRPEPPPEPRPEPRPEPRPQRPYPTRRPPPPRPPPPPPAV, from the coding sequence ATGACTGAACTGATAGTGACCGCCACCGCCGTGCTGGCGGTGGCCGGAGCCGGGGCCGCGTGGTACTTCCGGCGCAAGGCCGGGCAGGCCCGGCGCCGCGGCGAGCAGCTGCGCGAGCACGCCGACCGGCTGACCCTGCAACTCGTCGCGGCGGAGCAGTGCGTGGGACACCTCGCGGCCGCCGTGATCCCGGCGGTGGCGAAGGGCGGCCCCGGCGGCTCGGGCCCCGAGGGCGGTCTGCTCGTGCCGGCGCAGCTCGACGGGACCCCGCTCGCCGAGCGGCTGCGTGCCGTGCCCGGCGCGGTGGCCTCGGCGGTGGGCGACGTACGGGCCGAGGAGCGGGCGGCCGCCGAACGGGCCGCGGCGCACGCGGCCGAGCGGGTACGGCAGGACACCGAGCGGCAGATCGCCCAGGCCCGCCGCGAGTCCGTCGGCGTGGCCCGGGCCGCCGTGCGCGGCTTCGCCAACAACGTCGTGGCCCGCTCCGCGCGGCTCGGCCGGGCCGTCAGCCAGGGCGTACGGCGGCACATCTCGGACGAGGCGTACGCGACGCTCGTGGAGATCGACCACCTCACGCAGCAGATGCTGCTCACCGCGTCGGGGTACTCCGTGCTCGCCGGCGACAAGCTGTCCCGGCGCTGGCCCGCCACCACGCTGACCGACATCGTGCGGGCGGCCATGGGCCGGATCGAGGGGTACGAGCGGATCAAGCACCCCGAGATGGGGTCCGTGGTGGTCGAGGGCCGCGCCGTGGAGGCGGTCGTGCACGCGCTCGCCGTACTGCTGGACAACGCGCTGCGCTACTCGCCGCCCGCCGCCAGTGTCCACGTCTCGCTTGAGCAGGGGCACCACGCGTGCTTCCTGATCGTGGACGACGCGGGACTGCGCATGGACGACGAGCGGCTGCTGTGGGCCAGCGACGTGATGTCCGGCGAACAGCGCGACGACATCACGCGCCTGGGCGCCCACCCCCAGACCGGGCTGCGCGTCGCCTCCCTGCTGGCGGAGAGCTACGGCTTCCGCGTCGAGCTGACCGCGCCCAACATCTACCAGGGGACCCGGGCCATGGTCGTCCTGCCGAAGAACCTGATCGTCGACCCCGCGGCGGCCCAGCCGGCACCGAGGCCTGCCGCCCAGGCGGCCCGACCGGCCCCCGCCGGTCCGGCGGCCCCGGCGGCCCCGGCGGGTCCGGTGGCCCAGGCGGTGGCCGCGCCCCCGTCGAGCCCGCGCCCGTGCCCGAGGCCGGCGTCCCGGCGTCCGCGGCAGTCGCCGGGCCCGCCGCGCCAGCCGCGCCGGGCGAGCCCGTCGCCGCGCCCGCGACGTCCCCGGCCGGAACCCCCGCCGGAACCCCGGCCGGAACCCCGGCCGGAACCCCGGCCGCAGCGGCCGTACCCGACCCGGCGACCCCCACCTCCGCGCCCTCCGCCACCACCGCCAGCGGTCTGA
- a CDS encoding cytochrome P450 family protein has translation MATQQPALVLDPTGADHHTEHRTLREGGPATWVDVLGVQAWSVSDPVLLKQLLTSSDVSKDARAHWPAFGEVVGTWPLALWVAVENMFTAYGPNHRKLRRLVAPAFSARRVDAMRPAVEAMVTGLVDRLAELPAGEPVDLRQELAYPLPIAVIGHLMGVPQDRREGFRALVDGVFDTTLDQAEAQANTARLYEVLDQLIAAKRATPGDDMTSLLIAARDDEGDGDRLSPEELRDTLLLMISAGYETTVNVIDQAVHTLLTRPDQLALVRKGEVTWADVVEETLRHEPAVKHLPLRYAVTDIALPDGRTIARGEPILASYAAANRHPDWHEDADTFDATRTVKEHLAFGHGVHFCLGAPLARMEVTLALESLFGRFPDLRLADPAEELPSVPSLISNGHQRLPVLLHAG, from the coding sequence ATGGCGACCCAGCAGCCCGCCCTCGTCCTCGACCCCACCGGCGCCGACCACCACACCGAGCACCGCACCCTGCGGGAGGGCGGTCCGGCCACCTGGGTGGACGTCCTCGGGGTGCAGGCCTGGTCGGTCAGCGACCCCGTCCTCCTCAAGCAGCTGCTCACCAGCTCCGACGTCTCCAAGGACGCCCGGGCGCACTGGCCCGCCTTCGGGGAGGTCGTCGGCACCTGGCCGCTGGCCCTGTGGGTGGCGGTGGAGAACATGTTCACCGCGTACGGGCCCAACCACCGCAAGCTGCGCCGGCTGGTGGCGCCCGCCTTCAGCGCCCGTCGCGTCGACGCGATGCGGCCGGCCGTCGAGGCGATGGTGACCGGTCTCGTCGACCGGCTCGCCGAGCTTCCCGCCGGTGAGCCGGTGGACCTCAGGCAGGAGCTGGCCTACCCGCTGCCCATCGCGGTGATCGGTCACCTCATGGGCGTGCCCCAGGACCGGCGCGAGGGCTTCCGCGCCCTCGTGGACGGCGTCTTCGACACCACCCTGGACCAGGCCGAGGCCCAGGCCAACACCGCGCGCCTGTACGAGGTGCTGGACCAGCTCATCGCGGCCAAGCGCGCCACGCCGGGCGACGACATGACCTCCCTGCTCATAGCCGCGCGGGACGACGAGGGGGACGGCGACCGGCTCTCCCCCGAGGAGCTGCGCGACACCCTGCTGCTGATGATCAGCGCCGGGTACGAGACCACCGTCAACGTCATCGACCAGGCGGTGCACACCCTGCTGACCCGCCCCGACCAGCTCGCGCTGGTCCGCAAGGGCGAGGTCACCTGGGCGGACGTGGTGGAGGAGACGCTGCGCCACGAACCGGCGGTCAAGCATCTGCCGCTGCGGTACGCGGTCACCGACATCGCCCTGCCGGACGGGCGGACCATCGCCCGCGGGGAGCCGATCCTCGCCTCGTACGCCGCCGCCAACCGCCATCCGGACTGGCACGAGGACGCCGACACCTTCGACGCGACCCGCACCGTCAAGGAGCACCTGGCCTTCGGTCACGGCGTCCACTTCTGCCTGGGCGCGCCGCTGGCCCGCATGGAGGTGACCCTCGCGCTGGAGAGTCTCTTCGGCCGCTTCCCGGACCTCCGCCTCGCCGATCCGGCCGAGGAGCTGCCGTCCGTGCCCTCCCTGATCAGCAACGGCCACCAGCGGCTCCCGGTCCTGC
- a CDS encoding enoyl-CoA hydratase/isomerase family protein, whose product MNTHDWATLRVDVEDGVARIVLDNPPVNVLDATMMRELRTVLGAFRDDASIRVVVFSSADPEFFLAHVDMRIGERMDLLAELAASSPVDDVNVFQAMGELLRHQPQVTIVKLAGKARGGGAEFVAAADMAFAAAETAGIGQIEALMGIVPGGGGTQYLRERVGRNRALEAVLTADLFDAETAAAYGWINRALPADRLDAYVDRVARDIAALPEGVVAAAKHALPAEHLTDGLSRENEAWAARIALPSVQHLMGRGLRDGAQTPVGERDLEALMRGAQRR is encoded by the coding sequence TTGAACACCCATGACTGGGCGACCCTGCGCGTGGACGTCGAAGACGGCGTCGCCCGGATAGTCCTCGACAACCCGCCGGTCAACGTCCTCGACGCGACGATGATGCGCGAACTGCGCACGGTGCTGGGCGCCTTCAGGGACGACGCGTCGATTCGGGTCGTCGTCTTCTCCAGCGCCGACCCGGAGTTCTTCCTCGCTCACGTGGACATGCGCATCGGAGAGCGGATGGACCTGCTGGCGGAACTCGCCGCGTCGAGCCCGGTGGACGACGTCAACGTCTTCCAGGCGATGGGCGAACTCCTGCGCCACCAGCCCCAGGTGACCATCGTCAAGCTCGCCGGGAAGGCCCGGGGAGGCGGGGCGGAGTTCGTGGCAGCCGCGGACATGGCCTTCGCCGCCGCCGAGACCGCCGGCATCGGCCAGATCGAGGCGCTGATGGGCATCGTCCCCGGCGGAGGAGGAACGCAGTACCTCCGTGAGCGCGTGGGCCGCAATCGTGCGCTGGAGGCGGTGCTCACCGCGGACCTCTTCGACGCCGAGACCGCGGCGGCCTACGGCTGGATCAACCGGGCGCTGCCGGCCGACCGGCTCGACGCGTACGTCGACCGCGTCGCCCGAGACATCGCCGCCCTGCCCGAAGGCGTCGTCGCAGCGGCCAAGCACGCGCTGCCCGCCGAACATCTCACGGACGGACTCTCCCGCGAGAACGAGGCCTGGGCCGCTCGGATCGCCCTGCCCTCCGTCCAGCACCTGATGGGACGCGGCCTGCGCGACGGGGCGCAGACCCCCGTGGGTGAACGCGACCTCGAGGCCCTGATGCGCGGAGCACAGCGCCGGTGA
- a CDS encoding SDR family oxidoreductase: protein MIIVTGATGQLGRRTVEHLLARVPAEQVGVSVRDPGHPRARAFADQGVRVRRGDFTDAGSLAHAFEGAAQVLVVSVDKLGEECVEQHRTAIEAAVTAGARRILYTSQMGAGAESHFQACRDHAATEEILRGCGVPFTSLRNGFYAASATRFLGHALETGEILLPADGPVAWTTHADLAEATAAVLADEGRIDGPTPPLTASRALTFDDIAALATEVTGREFTRSTAPEAGFRDQLVAQGVPEQYADQLLGIFAAARAGEFATTDPTLAALLGREPVGMREVLGEALRGAPGGHPSDG from the coding sequence ATGATCATCGTTACCGGAGCCACCGGACAGCTGGGCCGTCGGACCGTCGAGCACCTGCTCGCCCGCGTGCCGGCGGAACAGGTCGGCGTCAGCGTCCGCGACCCGGGCCATCCGCGGGCGCGGGCCTTCGCCGACCAGGGGGTGCGGGTCCGGAGGGGCGACTTCACGGACGCCGGGAGCCTCGCCCACGCCTTCGAGGGTGCCGCCCAGGTCCTCGTCGTCTCCGTGGACAAACTGGGCGAGGAGTGCGTCGAGCAGCACCGCACCGCGATCGAGGCGGCCGTCACGGCGGGCGCCCGCCGCATCCTCTACACCAGTCAGATGGGGGCCGGCGCGGAGTCCCACTTCCAGGCCTGCCGCGACCACGCCGCCACCGAGGAGATCCTGCGCGGCTGCGGAGTCCCCTTCACCTCACTGCGCAACGGCTTCTACGCCGCCAGCGCGACGCGCTTCCTCGGTCACGCCCTGGAGACCGGCGAGATCCTGCTTCCCGCGGACGGCCCGGTCGCCTGGACCACGCACGCCGACCTCGCCGAGGCCACCGCCGCCGTCCTGGCCGACGAGGGCCGCATCGACGGTCCCACCCCGCCCCTCACCGCCTCGCGGGCGCTGACCTTCGACGACATCGCGGCCCTCGCCACCGAGGTGACGGGCCGGGAGTTCACGCGGAGCACCGCACCCGAGGCCGGTTTCCGCGACCAGCTGGTGGCCCAGGGCGTCCCCGAGCAGTACGCCGACCAGCTCCTCGGCATCTTCGCCGCCGCCCGCGCCGGCGAGTTCGCCACGACCGACCCGACGCTGGCCGCGCTGCTGGGCCGGGAGCCCGTCGGGATGCGGGAGGTGCTGGGGGAGGCGCTGCGGGGGGCGCCGGGCGGGCATCCGTCCGACGGCTGA
- a CDS encoding winged helix-turn-helix transcriptional regulator, giving the protein MSDTDPYGVAAGAPVVFRADCPSRPILDQIADKWSMMVMALLERPMRFNELKRRLEGVTQRVLTQTLRRLERNGMIERRVLPTSPVGVEYSLTALGESLREPFGHLYSWTVEHGEEIQNCRRAYDSRT; this is encoded by the coding sequence ATGAGTGATACCGACCCCTACGGCGTTGCCGCGGGCGCACCCGTCGTCTTCCGGGCGGACTGCCCCAGCCGGCCGATCCTCGACCAGATCGCGGACAAGTGGTCGATGATGGTCATGGCGCTCCTGGAGCGGCCCATGCGCTTCAACGAGCTGAAACGCCGCCTGGAGGGCGTGACGCAGCGCGTCCTCACCCAGACTCTGCGCCGCCTGGAGCGGAACGGAATGATCGAGCGAAGGGTACTGCCGACCTCGCCGGTCGGCGTCGAGTACTCGCTCACGGCGCTCGGTGAGTCCCTGCGCGAGCCCTTCGGGCATCTGTACAGCTGGACCGTCGAGCACGGCGAGGAGATCCAGAACTGCCGACGGGCCTACGACAGCAGGACCTGA